Below is a genomic region from Lactobacillus sp. CBA3606.
CGGCCTCGGGGTGGTGGTTGCGACCGGCATGCAAACCGAGCTGGGCAAAATCGCCACCTTGCTGGATCAAGTCAAGGGCAAAAAGACCCCGATTGAACGCACCATTGCGCGCCTGACCACCAAACTGATGATGGTGGCGATGGTGATTGTGGCGTTCACGTTGCTGGTGGAGCTCTTGAAAGCCTATCAGCAAACTGGCAGTCTCTCCTTCGCTGCGCTGGCCGAATCCCTCTCTACGGCGATTGCCTTGGCGGTGGCCGCGATTCCCGATGCGCTACCGGCGGTGCTGTCAATTGTGCTCACGGTCGGGGCCACGATGCTGGCCAAAAACAACGGTCTGATCAAGTCCCTGAACAGTGTGGAAACCCTAGGGGCCACCAGCTACATTGCCTCAGATAAAACTGGTACCTTGACCAAAAATGAAATGACTGTCACCCGGTTTTATGCCAATGGCGCCAGTTATGTGGTGGAAGGCGACGGCTATGAACCAGTAGGCGAAATCATCCCTGATGACGAAGCCGACACCCCCGGCTTTTCGCGCTTCATGATGGCCGCTGTCCTGAATAACGAAGCGGCGATTCAAACCGACGACGAAGGCCGCAGCCGCCCGTATGGCAACCCCACCGACGTAGCGCTGGTAGTGATGGGCCACAAATTTGGTATCGATCGCGATACGATTTTGAGCAAAGACCAGGCGCAGGACATCGACATCATTCGCGAACTGCCGTTTGACAGCGACCGTAAAATGATGAGTGTCGTCATTAAAGATGGCGACCAGTATCAGGTGCTGACTAAAGGTGCGCCAGACGTGATTTTAGCCAAAACTGATGCCATTCTGGACCACGACCAACTCGTAACATTGCCAGCTGGTCAAACTGCGGTAGAAGCGCAGGTCAACCGCTTTGCCGAACAGGCGCTGCGGACGCTGGCGGTGACGCTGCGTGACATCGACGAGGACCTGGCGTTGCATGGTAGCACCGCTGAGCTTGAGCAGCACCTGACCTTACTAGGCATTGCCGGCATCATTGACCCGCCGCGGCCGGAAGTGCGCCAAAGTGTGACCACCTTGCACCAAGCCGGTATTCAGGTCGTGATGATCACCGGCGATCACGCAGTCACCGCCCGCGCGATTGCCTTAAAGCTGGGCATTGTCACCGACCCTAGCGCCCGGGTAGTGGAAGGCAAGCAGCTGGAAGCCATGACCGATGAAGATTTGTTCCGGCTCGCGCCAAGCATTCGCGTATACGCCCGGGTGTCGCCGGAACACAAGCAGCGCATCGTGCGCGCCTTGCAGCGGCATGGCGAAACCGTGGCCATGACTGGTGATGGCATCAATGACGCGCCAGCCTTACGCGCTGCTGACATTGGCATTGCCATGGGCATTAATGGCACCGAAGTCACCAAAGACGCCGCAGATCTGATTTTACTGGATGATAAATTCACCACCATCGAGCGCAGTGTCCGCGCCGGCCGCACCATTTTTGGCAATATCAAAAACTTTATGCGGCATGAGTTAACCACCAATGTCGCCGAGGTGTTGGCGCTGCTGTTCGGCGTGCTACTGATGACGCAACCCGTCGGCCAAGTGGCGGCCACCACCCCAACATTAACGGCGCTGATGGTGCTGTGGGTGAACATGATTTCCGATGCTTTACCGAGCTTTGCCCTCGGCTATGATGTGCCAGAAGCCGACCTCATGAACCAGCCGCCGCGCAATGTGAAACAATCCATTTTGCATGGCATGCTCGGGCGCATCTTCCTGCGCGGTATTGTGATGGGTGGGCTCGTGTACGTCGCCTTCATCTGGGCTGCCAGTCAAGGCATGAGCGGCGCAGAAGCGCAAACCCTCGCCTTTTTGACCCTGGTGTTTGGCCAGCTGTGGCATGTGTTCGACGCGCGTAGCACCCGCACTTTGTTCGCCCGCAACCCGTTTGAAAACCATCAGTTGCTGCTGGCAGTGGCTTTCGCGGCGGTGGCTTCATTACTTGTCACCATCATGCCGTTCTTCAACGAAGTGATGGGGACCGCGCCACTTTCTAGCACGCTGTATGCTGCGGTAGTCTTCATCCCGGCGCTACCGACCCTCATTTTGTCTGGAATCAAAGAACTGTGGCTGCGTTGGCATCGCCCGTCGGTAGCCCCAGAGCATGATTAAAGATTGTTTTTTCGGGCCAGATTGCCTACAATCGGGGTAACCATATCGAGGTGAGCCAGTTGAATGTTTATCATGCGCTGAAAATGATTCAGATCGAGCACCAGCCCCTCAATCATCGCCAGGTCGTGATCACCGATGAAAACGGCAAGCCGCTTTCGCAGCTGACCGATCTACTAAGTGATTGTCTCAGTAAAATCGACCTTTTCGTTGATTTGCCCAGCACCGACACGGCCAGCGATGTCATCGATGACCTGCATTTACTGACGCCCTTGCCGAATGACGTGCTGGACGAATACCAAAAAGTCCTCGATCAGCCGATTTGAAGTGCCCTACAATTGTTAGACAAGAAGTCTAACGATTGTGGGGCATTTCTTGCACTAACTTTTCACCAGCTGAAATTGAAACCCAAAACCGGGATTTAGTAAAACATGCTGACGAGTTTTTAACCGATCCAGAAAGTGGCTGGGAAGTCTTCTTAGAACCCGAAGCCATTCAACTGCTCAGTTTCTGGTGTCGAACACCACAACAAATGCGACGCTTTATCCGCATCATTTTGAATGCTAAAAACAACCTCGAAAAAGAACATCAAGCCTTAGGAGTCAAAATTAATTTAGGTGACGATACGCTTAAACCACTGATAACTAAGACCTTGAGAAGATACTTTAACGTGCTCAGAAGTAACGAGAAGCATGTTAAGGACGTGGAAAACTATTTGTACGGGACCATGACGAATCTGTTCGGTATTTACTGGAATAAACTAGCTGGGGCTAAATATCGGGCGCAACACTCAGAAGAATTCAAAAATCAAGGGGTCATTTCAGATTAGCTCTAAAATCGTTTCTCAGCCGTTTTAGTTAACTGGCATATAAATATTACACCAGAGCTGATTTAAAATGGCTTAGAAACGATAAATATAGCCAATAATAAGCGAAAAAATACGCTAATTGGTTTCAAAATCCTAAATTCATGTCAATAAAACGCCAATTTGGTTTAACCCTGAAATAAAATTGTCAGCAATTGAGGACGCGGAAACCTGAAAGCTTAACTTGAACTAACCGAAATACTTGGTCAATAACCAGAAAATAAGGCCTGTCAGAATACCAGTCGGGATCACAGCCAGCAGATAATTCTTAATTTCATACCACGAGAACCGCTTTTTCGTGGTTTGTAACTGCTGATCCATTTGATCAGCGACTTGGGCCATCGTCTCTTGAATGGTCTGGTTCACTTGGTCGCTGAGTTGGCTGAGGCGCTGGTTGTTTTTGGCTTGTTCGGTTTGAATTTGTTTGAGCGCGGTCAGATTTTCCTGACTGATCAGGTTGGTCTGCTTTTGGAATGCTGCGTAGGCGCTTTGTAAGGTCTGTTTTAATTGGGCCTGCGAGCTGGCGTTGCTGCTGTCTAAGTTGTTTAAGGTCGTCTGAAACTGTTGGTTGACTTGTTGGGCGGTCTGTTCGATCTGATGAAGTTGTTGATCGAGGGACGTTTTGGCTGTGGCTTGCAGTTGAATCTGAGTGCCCTGGTAATTCCGGAGTTCGGCTATGGTCTGATTGAGCTGGGTCAATTGTTGGGTCAACGGTTCGTTCTGGTTGCTGGTTGGTTCTTGTTTGGTTTTGTCGGCTTGCCAACTCATTAAAAATCGTCTCCTTTTCATAATCAAGCCCGAGTTTGGTTCCCCGAGACTTGTAATTGGTCCCTAATAGCTGATAGGTGAGATTTTTGCCCCGTTCCCATACTTTAACTGCCTGTTGTTTCAAGTCGTCCTGAAAGGCCTGAAAATCGCGAATCAGGGGGTTCTGCATGGTGTGATCGACGGCTTGGCGGATTTGATCTTTCCAAGTGGGCTGCTGTTTAGCCCGGAGCTTAATTTCGGCCATTGAGCGTTTCTCGTGACGGTTAGGATCGGGCCGGGTGACCATTAAGCCATGTTCCTGGCACACTTGATCCGTGATGTGGACTAAGTGATCGCGATATTGGTGCCAATTACCGTGCATTTTTTGCCCGGTTTCCAGGTTAATCGCGCCAATGACGGCATGGACGTGTAACGAATCGGTATCGGCATGTTCATAAAGGGCCACCTGTTGATTGGGATAGGCTTTGGCATAAACCTCTTTGGCAACGGCTAAAACCGTTGTCTGATCATGAGGATCTTGCGGATTAAATTCCAACGGGCTAAAGGCAATCCGGCTGGCATACGCTTGGGTTTTACCAGGATTGCCATAGACGGCCCGCACTTGTTTAAATTCGCTTTTAGCGTACTGAATATCTAAATTGAGGCCATCTTTTTTGATGGCTCGTTTTTCAGCGTAATTGACTAACCTAGATGCACTGGTGGAACGTTTTATGTGAGTTGTTGCCATACGCGTTGCACCTCGTTTTGTAAATCCTTTAATGCTTGGGGATCGATTTGACCACCTTGATTAGCATGATGGGCCAATTGATTAAGATTACCGCCAATTTTAGCTAACTGATGAGTGATGTTCTGGGCATCTTGGGCAGCAATCTTAGGGGCAACTAAGCGCGCCCCCTGGGCCTTCTTTTTGACAAAAGCCGGCACGGACAGATTTAAAGTTTGCGCGGAACGCGCCAGCTTTAAATAGTCCGGTTCACTCACCCGAAAATTAATTTGTTTGCTAGCCTGACGATGAACCTGAGTCGTCTTTTTTGTGCTAGCCAGATTTTGCAGTTCGTTCACAAGTCCCACCTCCGTTGCCCTGCGGGCAAAGTTATTCGAGATATCAAAAGTCGGATCAGCCGACGGCTGATGACCTCCTAATGATAATCGAATAACAGAGGATTGGCAAGCAACCCGCATGCTAGCCACAAGACTACGTTTGTGGCTGCTGCGGTGCTTGCAAGGGGGAAAGCTAACGCTCCCCCTTGACCCCCAAGTTAGCTGCGTAATGCCAAAATGGTTGGCCGGTTGGCTAGCCACTTTTTGGCAAAGCTTCGCGTTTTTTACTCAAAATTGCTATCGGGATTTGAGTAAAAAAGTCTTCCAGACGGGGGCTTTCGGCCGAATGATTTTGCATCATCAGCATGCTTTCGGCAGGAGCCTTTCAGGCGGAGTTTTACGCAAACGGCGCAAGCTAATTTAGCTTGATCAAAAAAGTATTCTAACCATTTAAAATCAGTTTATTATCCAATTATATTGTTTAATGATTTTATCTGTTTTTTCTGTTTTTTCCTAATGCAATCTGGTTTCTTTTTATTTGTCTTTTAACCTGTTTTAAAATTACAACATTGTATGAATGTTGTGATTTATTAAATTCTTTTTGCGCACGTATAGCATAGTTCATCATGGATATATTTTTTCCTCTAGGATTAAAGCATAAGTATCTTTGGGTAACATTTTTGTGGAAACTCAATATATCATTAATTTTTCTACTTTTTGCAGCAATTATTCTATCTACATAATTTTTACGTTCATAATTATTTGCTATTCTCCATGTTGCAGGTTCATGTCCGTTGGGATATTTCTTCACATAATAGTTCTGAATCTTTGCTTGGATTTCATCATTTCCAAGGCTGGAAATGTGATTATCATTTTCTAGCATAATTAATCTTTTAAGAGCTCTTTTACTTTTGTAAGAGTATTTATAAATACTTTTTGGCCGTAATGATACTGAAATTCCGTCAAACATAAAACCCAGATAATCTAACGAAGAGGGAGTAGAAGAGATTTTATTAGATTTATTATTCTTTAACTTTTTATTTGAATAACTTAATTTAGTTATAGATGATTTTGCAGATTCAAATTTAAAAATTTTGGTTTTATGAGGTTCAATGGTTAAATTTATATTTT
It encodes:
- a CDS encoding cation-transporting P-type ATPase, with protein sequence MTPYNEHKADVLKRLATSRQSGLTSEEAQARLTQHGPNALAASKPLPAWRQFLATLKEPLVIILFIAVLLAWASAGYDFFVRHDPSHGMAAVYESIAILLLIFVNAGLSFWQAKSAQKSLDALKVMADHHAKVLRDGDWLTVPATELVPGDIVSVKTGDFIEADVRWLHVAELQTNEAHLTGEAEPVQKQTHALGADVQIGDRTNMGFSGATVTHGNGLGVVVATGMQTELGKIATLLDQVKGKKTPIERTIARLTTKLMMVAMVIVAFTLLVELLKAYQQTGSLSFAALAESLSTAIALAVAAIPDALPAVLSIVLTVGATMLAKNNGLIKSLNSVETLGATSYIASDKTGTLTKNEMTVTRFYANGASYVVEGDGYEPVGEIIPDDEADTPGFSRFMMAAVLNNEAAIQTDDEGRSRPYGNPTDVALVVMGHKFGIDRDTILSKDQAQDIDIIRELPFDSDRKMMSVVIKDGDQYQVLTKGAPDVILAKTDAILDHDQLVTLPAGQTAVEAQVNRFAEQALRTLAVTLRDIDEDLALHGSTAELEQHLTLLGIAGIIDPPRPEVRQSVTTLHQAGIQVVMITGDHAVTARAIALKLGIVTDPSARVVEGKQLEAMTDEDLFRLAPSIRVYARVSPEHKQRIVRALQRHGETVAMTGDGINDAPALRAADIGIAMGINGTEVTKDAADLILLDDKFTTIERSVRAGRTIFGNIKNFMRHELTTNVAEVLALLFGVLLMTQPVGQVAATTPTLTALMVLWVNMISDALPSFALGYDVPEADLMNQPPRNVKQSILHGMLGRIFLRGIVMGGLVYVAFIWAASQGMSGAEAQTLAFLTLVFGQLWHVFDARSTRTLFARNPFENHQLLLAVAFAAVASLLVTIMPFFNEVMGTAPLSSTLYAAVVFIPALPTLILSGIKELWLRWHRPSVAPEHD
- a CDS encoding relaxase/mobilization nuclease domain-containing protein, with protein sequence MATTHIKRSTSASRLVNYAEKRAIKKDGLNLDIQYAKSEFKQVRAVYGNPGKTQAYASRIAFSPLEFNPQDPHDQTTVLAVAKEVYAKAYPNQQVALYEHADTDSLHVHAVIGAINLETGQKMHGNWHQYRDHLVHITDQVCQEHGLMVTRPDPNRHEKRSMAEIKLRAKQQPTWKDQIRQAVDHTMQNPLIRDFQAFQDDLKQQAVKVWERGKNLTYQLLGTNYKSRGTKLGLDYEKETIFNELASRQNQTRTNQQPERTVDPTIDPAQSDHSRTPELPGHSDSTASHSQNVPRSTTSSDRTDRPTSQPTVSDDLKQLRQQQRQLAGPIKTDLTKRLRSIPKADQPDQSGKSDRAQTNSNRTSQKQPAPQPTQRPSEPDHSRDDGPSR
- the mobC gene encoding plasmid mobilization relaxosome protein MobC, with product MNELQNLASTKKTTQVHRQASKQINFRVSEPDYLKLARSAQTLNLSVPAFVKKKAQGARLVAPKIAAQDAQNITHQLAKIGGNLNQLAHHANQGGQIDPQALKDLQNEVQRVWQQLT